One Microbacterium sp. W4I20 DNA window includes the following coding sequences:
- a CDS encoding mannitol-1-phosphate 5-dehydrogenase, producing MKAVHFGAGNIGRGFVGLLLHEGGYEVVFSDVADALVDAINAVDEYTVHEAGPGGVDHVVTGFRAVNSRTDPDALTREIATADVVTTAVGPTVLRFVAPAIVAGLAARADDAAPLQVMACENAIGATDLLRAEIETAAGTDAGELLSRAVFANTAVDRIVPAQPSGGGVDVTVEPYFEWAIESGPFGGSLPTIPGAHFVDELAPFIERKLFTVNTGHAATAYFGARAGVERISDALADPDIAARVSAALEETSAVLVAEHGLDPAELATYRATILDRFRNPALIDTVQRVGRQPLRKISRHERFIGPAAMAAERGLSSDALVAAVAAALEFDDTDDEQSVELQRLLRAEDADSFTALTTGLDPEHPLFAAVRDAVAARQHSLPEN from the coding sequence ATGAAGGCCGTCCACTTCGGTGCCGGGAACATCGGGCGCGGCTTCGTCGGCCTGCTGCTGCACGAGGGCGGGTACGAGGTCGTCTTCTCCGACGTCGCCGATGCCCTCGTGGACGCGATCAACGCCGTCGACGAGTACACGGTGCACGAAGCGGGTCCCGGCGGGGTGGATCACGTCGTCACCGGATTCCGCGCGGTCAACAGTCGCACCGACCCAGACGCGCTCACCCGGGAGATCGCGACGGCCGATGTCGTGACGACCGCCGTCGGACCGACCGTGCTGCGCTTCGTCGCTCCGGCGATCGTCGCCGGACTCGCTGCTCGCGCGGACGACGCCGCTCCCCTGCAGGTGATGGCCTGCGAGAACGCCATCGGCGCGACGGATCTGCTCCGCGCCGAGATCGAGACGGCGGCGGGGACGGATGCCGGCGAGCTGCTCTCTCGCGCGGTCTTCGCGAACACGGCCGTCGACCGGATCGTGCCCGCCCAGCCTTCGGGCGGCGGCGTGGACGTCACAGTGGAGCCGTACTTCGAGTGGGCGATCGAGTCCGGGCCCTTCGGCGGGAGTCTTCCGACGATTCCGGGAGCGCACTTCGTCGACGAGCTCGCCCCCTTCATCGAGCGGAAGCTCTTCACGGTGAACACGGGGCACGCGGCCACGGCGTACTTCGGCGCGCGCGCCGGGGTCGAGCGCATCTCGGACGCCCTGGCGGACCCCGACATCGCGGCGCGCGTGTCGGCGGCACTGGAGGAGACCTCGGCCGTGCTGGTCGCAGAGCACGGGCTGGACCCCGCCGAGCTCGCGACCTACCGCGCGACCATCCTCGACCGTTTCCGAAACCCCGCCCTGATCGACACCGTGCAGCGCGTCGGGCGGCAGCCGCTGCGCAAGATCTCGCGGCACGAGCGGTTCATCGGGCCGGCCGCCATGGCCGCCGAACGCGGTCTGTCGTCGGATGCCCTGGTCGCCGCCGTCGCCGCGGCACTGGAGTTCGACGACACCGACGACGAGCAGTCGGTCGAGCTGCAGCGCCTGTTGCGCGCCGAGGACGCCGACTCGTTCACGGCGCTCACGACGGGCCTCGACCCGGAGCATCCGCTCTTCGCCGCCGTGCGCGACGCCGTCGCCGCACGACAGCACAGCCTGCCGGAGAACTGA
- a CDS encoding PTS mannitol transporter subunit IICB, producing MTTTSPAAQKTGGLRTGVQRFGTFLSGMIMPNIPALIAWGIITAFFIPVGWTPNEQLATLVGPIIHYLLPIIIAYTGGTIVYKTRGGVVAAVAVMGAIAGSDYLIAQVNATLPADNQLNQIHMFIGAMIMGPLAAYSMKWLDSLWDGKIRAGFEMLVNMFSAGIWSFVMVVVGFYPVAWLVNGLMNVLSTAVNWLIETNLLPLTSILIEPAKVFFLNNAINHGVLTPLGTQQAAESGKSILFLLEANPGPGLGLLLAFTIFGIGAARASAPGAAVIQFVGGIHEVYFPFALMKPVLIVALIAGGMTGVTTNMLFGTGLIAPAAPGSIIAVLGQTFRTDYLGVVLSVILSAAVTFIISMIILRASRKKDLAKEDAFAAAVAQTEANKGKSSDALSGLAAKAAAGAAAGGVATDRRISNVVFACDAGMGSSAMGASVLRNKFKKAGVEGVTVTNQAIANLDGTADLVITQQQLTDRAKDKSPNSLHVSVDNFMNAPQYEEVVEMVREQRESDS from the coding sequence ATGACGACGACGTCACCAGCCGCCCAGAAGACGGGCGGCCTCCGAACAGGCGTGCAGCGCTTCGGCACGTTCCTGTCCGGAATGATCATGCCCAACATCCCTGCACTGATCGCCTGGGGCATCATCACCGCGTTCTTCATCCCGGTGGGCTGGACGCCGAACGAGCAGCTCGCCACCCTCGTCGGTCCGATCATCCACTACCTGCTGCCGATCATCATCGCCTACACCGGCGGCACGATCGTCTACAAGACCCGCGGCGGTGTGGTCGCCGCCGTCGCCGTGATGGGAGCCATCGCGGGGTCTGATTACCTCATCGCGCAGGTGAACGCCACGCTTCCCGCCGACAACCAGCTCAACCAGATCCACATGTTCATCGGCGCGATGATCATGGGACCGCTCGCGGCGTACTCGATGAAGTGGCTGGACTCGCTGTGGGACGGCAAGATCAGGGCGGGCTTCGAGATGCTCGTGAACATGTTCTCCGCGGGTATCTGGAGCTTCGTCATGGTCGTGGTCGGCTTCTACCCGGTCGCATGGCTCGTCAACGGTTTGATGAACGTCCTGTCCACCGCCGTGAACTGGCTCATCGAGACGAACCTGCTTCCCCTGACCAGCATCCTCATCGAGCCTGCGAAGGTGTTCTTCCTCAACAACGCGATCAACCACGGTGTCCTCACACCGCTGGGCACGCAGCAGGCGGCGGAGAGCGGCAAGTCGATCCTGTTCCTGCTCGAGGCGAACCCCGGCCCCGGCCTCGGTCTGCTCCTCGCGTTCACGATCTTCGGCATCGGTGCGGCGCGCGCGTCGGCACCCGGCGCGGCGGTCATCCAGTTCGTCGGCGGCATCCACGAGGTGTACTTCCCGTTCGCGCTGATGAAGCCCGTGCTGATCGTCGCTCTGATCGCCGGCGGCATGACCGGTGTCACCACGAACATGCTCTTCGGGACCGGCCTGATCGCACCGGCCGCACCGGGCAGCATCATCGCCGTGCTCGGGCAGACCTTCCGCACCGATTATCTCGGAGTCGTCCTGTCCGTGATCCTCTCGGCGGCGGTCACCTTCATCATCTCGATGATCATCCTGCGCGCGAGCCGCAAGAAGGATCTGGCGAAGGAGGATGCCTTTGCGGCAGCGGTCGCTCAGACCGAAGCGAACAAGGGCAAGTCGTCCGACGCGCTGAGCGGTCTGGCAGCGAAGGCGGCAGCAGGTGCCGCAGCCGGTGGGGTCGCCACCGACCGCCGCATCTCGAACGTCGTGTTCGCGTGCGACGCCGGCATGGGCTCGTCCGCCATGGGCGCGAGCGTCCTGCGCAACAAGTTCAAGAAGGCGGGCGTCGAGGGCGTCACGGTCACCAACCAGGCGATCGCGAACCTCGACGGCACGGCCGACCTCGTGATCACGCAGCAGCAGCTGACCGATCGTGCGAAGGACAAGTCGCCGAACTCGCTGCACGTGTCCGTCGACAACTTCATGAACGCACCGCAGTATGAAGAGGTCGTCGAGATGGTGCGCGAGCAGCGCGAATCCGACTCGTGA
- a CDS encoding PTS sugar transporter subunit IIB, producing MRILVVCGAGASSTFVAQRLRHAATNAGLEWDASAGMEHSVSGSDHDLILVGPHLADRLDAIRGHAHAPVVVLPDDVFADRDGSSTLALVRSVLSDLRNTPKGTP from the coding sequence ATGAGGATCCTCGTAGTCTGCGGCGCCGGCGCGTCGAGCACGTTCGTCGCACAGCGGCTGCGGCACGCGGCGACGAACGCCGGACTGGAATGGGACGCCTCCGCCGGGATGGAGCACTCCGTCTCCGGCAGCGACCACGACCTGATCCTCGTCGGCCCGCACCTCGCCGACCGGCTCGACGCCATCCGCGGGCACGCACATGCGCCCGTCGTCGTCCTCCCGGACGATGTGTTCGCCGACCGCGACGGGTCCTCCACCCTCGCCCTCGTGCGCTCCGTCCTCTCCGACCTCAGGAACACCCCGAAGGGAACCCCATGA
- a CDS encoding HPr family phosphocarrier protein, which translates to MTATRTVRIGSSHGLHARPAKLFAQAAKESGIPVTIAKDSGKPVNAASILGVIALAVEHGDYVTLTAEGDGAEGVLDTLTELLTTDHDQDAAG; encoded by the coding sequence ATGACCGCCACTCGCACCGTCCGCATCGGCTCATCGCACGGCCTGCACGCCCGCCCCGCGAAGCTCTTCGCACAGGCGGCGAAGGAATCCGGCATCCCGGTCACGATCGCGAAGGACTCCGGCAAGCCGGTGAATGCGGCCAGCATCCTGGGCGTCATCGCCCTCGCCGTCGAGCACGGCGACTACGTCACGCTCACCGCGGAGGGCGACGGTGCGGAGGGCGTACTGGACACGCTCACCGAACTGCTGACGACCGACCACGACCAGGACGCCGCCGGATGA
- the ptsP gene encoding phosphoenolpyruvate--protein phosphotransferase has product MSELRGVGIGLGVTQGPVVRMAEPVPAPENTPSSLGAEAERQRSREAVETVARELNERGAKAGGSAQDVLEAQAMIAEDPTLQDEVDSRIDAGATAEWAVHDAFAGFRATLEAVGGYLGERAADLDDIAQRVLARLRGADAPGVPDPGHPFVLVARDLAPADTALLDLDQVLALITSDGGPTSHTAILAREKGIVAIVGVADAAALTTGQTVIVDAAAGVVTTDPTTEEKDRAAQRAAARAASETAPLTPGALADGTLVALLANLGKPADAGDAVARGAEGVGLFRTEFLFLSSAQAPTVSQQSESYRELLAAFPGKKVVVRMLDAGADKPLAFLNDAHEENPALGLRGIRALRASEDILREQLTALAEADAETDADLWVMAPMVATVEETVYFTTLARDYGLKTAGVMVEVPSSALLADRVLAHADFASIGTNDLTQYTMAADRMLGSVAALQDPWHPAVLRLVREVGDAGARLGKPVGICGEAAADPLLAVVLVGLGATSLSMAPSALADVRHALSERTLDEARNLAGIALAADDAVGARHAVAEATASLPSHKKETTS; this is encoded by the coding sequence ATGAGCGAGCTCCGCGGAGTGGGGATCGGTCTCGGCGTCACCCAGGGGCCGGTCGTCCGGATGGCGGAGCCCGTGCCCGCACCGGAGAACACCCCGAGCTCGCTGGGCGCGGAGGCCGAGCGCCAGCGCTCCCGCGAGGCGGTCGAGACCGTCGCCCGCGAGCTGAACGAGCGCGGCGCGAAGGCCGGAGGGTCGGCGCAGGACGTGCTCGAGGCCCAGGCGATGATCGCCGAGGACCCGACCCTGCAGGACGAGGTGGACTCGCGGATCGATGCCGGAGCCACCGCCGAATGGGCCGTGCACGATGCCTTCGCGGGCTTCCGCGCCACCCTCGAGGCGGTGGGCGGATACCTCGGCGAGCGCGCCGCCGACCTCGACGACATCGCTCAGCGGGTGCTCGCGCGTCTGCGGGGAGCGGATGCTCCGGGTGTTCCGGATCCCGGTCACCCCTTCGTCCTCGTCGCCCGCGACCTCGCCCCCGCCGACACGGCGCTGCTCGACCTCGACCAGGTGCTCGCGCTGATCACCTCGGACGGCGGGCCGACCTCGCACACCGCCATCCTCGCCCGCGAGAAGGGCATCGTCGCGATCGTCGGGGTCGCCGATGCAGCGGCACTCACCACCGGGCAGACGGTGATCGTCGATGCCGCCGCCGGTGTCGTCACGACCGACCCGACGACCGAGGAGAAGGACCGCGCCGCACAGCGCGCGGCCGCCCGCGCCGCCTCGGAGACGGCTCCCCTGACACCCGGCGCCCTCGCCGACGGCACGCTGGTCGCACTGCTGGCGAACCTGGGGAAACCCGCGGACGCAGGCGATGCGGTCGCTCGGGGGGCCGAGGGCGTCGGGCTGTTCCGTACGGAGTTCCTGTTCCTCTCCTCCGCCCAGGCGCCGACGGTGAGCCAGCAGAGCGAGTCGTACCGAGAGCTCCTGGCGGCGTTCCCCGGCAAGAAGGTCGTCGTGCGAATGCTGGATGCCGGCGCCGACAAGCCCCTGGCGTTCCTCAACGACGCGCACGAGGAGAACCCCGCACTCGGACTCCGCGGCATCCGGGCGCTGCGCGCCAGCGAAGACATCCTCCGCGAGCAGCTCACCGCCCTCGCCGAGGCGGATGCCGAGACGGATGCCGACCTCTGGGTCATGGCGCCGATGGTGGCGACCGTCGAGGAGACGGTGTACTTCACCACTCTCGCGCGCGACTACGGGCTGAAGACCGCCGGGGTCATGGTCGAGGTGCCGTCGAGCGCACTGCTCGCCGACCGCGTGCTCGCGCACGCCGATTTCGCCTCGATCGGCACCAACGACCTCACGCAGTACACGATGGCCGCCGATCGGATGCTCGGCTCGGTGGCCGCCCTCCAGGACCCGTGGCATCCGGCGGTCCTCCGCCTGGTGCGCGAGGTCGGCGACGCCGGCGCCCGCCTGGGCAAGCCGGTCGGCATCTGCGGCGAGGCGGCGGCCGATCCGCTGCTCGCCGTCGTCCTCGTCGGCCTCGGCGCGACGAGCCTCTCCATGGCGCCGTCCGCCCTCGCGGACGTGCGCCACGCCCTCTCCGAACGCACCCTCGACGAGGCCCGCAACCTCGCCGGAATCGCACTGGCGGCCGATGACGCCGTCGGTGCTCGCCACGCCGTGGCGGAAGCCACAGCATCCCTCCCCTCGCACAAGAAAGAGACGACATCATGA
- a CDS encoding PTS sugar transporter subunit IIA — MSVLTLDQVRIHSGSSTQDAALQEATDILVAAGAVTPAYVDAMRQREETVSTFMGNGLAIPHGTNETKDAILGSALSVVRYDGGVDWAGEQATFVIGIAGRGDEHLEILSQIAILFSDDDDVAKLNAAQTPDELFALLSAVNE; from the coding sequence ATGAGCGTTCTCACCCTCGACCAGGTCCGCATCCACTCCGGCAGCAGCACTCAGGACGCCGCGCTCCAGGAGGCGACCGACATCCTGGTCGCCGCGGGAGCCGTCACCCCGGCCTACGTCGACGCGATGCGTCAGCGGGAGGAGACCGTCTCGACCTTCATGGGCAACGGCCTCGCCATCCCGCACGGCACGAACGAGACCAAGGATGCGATCCTCGGATCCGCGCTGTCGGTCGTCCGCTACGACGGCGGCGTGGACTGGGCCGGCGAGCAGGCCACGTTCGTGATCGGCATCGCCGGTCGCGGCGACGAGCACCTGGAGATCCTGTCGCAGATCGCGATCCTGTTCTCGGATGACGACGACGTGGCGAAGCTCAACGCCGCTCAGACGCCCGACGAGCTGTTCGCGCTGCTCTCCGCCGTCAACGAGTGA